One window of the Grus americana isolate bGruAme1 chromosome 13, bGruAme1.mat, whole genome shotgun sequence genome contains the following:
- the FOXF1 gene encoding forkhead box protein F1, producing the protein MTAEAQQALSSQPPPPPVQSSYGPMSSVAEKQPQSSAMDAASAAPGGATGSAPGSGGAPGSGGPKAKKTNAGIRRPEKPPYSYIALIVMAIQSSPSKRLTLSEIYQFLQSRFPFFRGSYQGWKNSVRHNLSLNECFIKLPKGLGRPGKGHYWTIDPASEFMFEEGSFRRRPRGFRRKCQALKPMYSMMNGLSFNHLPESYGFQGSAGGLSCPPNSLSLEGGLGMMNGHLSSNVEGMGLAGHSVPHLPANGGHSYMGSCTGSSAGDYPHHESSVPASPLLAGGGVMEPHSVYSSSASAWAPSASAALNTGASYIKQQPLSPCNPTANPLSSSLSTHSLDQSYLHQNSHNTAELQGIPRYHSQSPSMCDRKEFVFSFNAMASSSMHSAGSGSYYHQQVTYQDIKPCVM; encoded by the exons ATGACTGCAGAAGCGCAGCAGGCTCTGTCCTctcagccccctcctcctccggTGCAGAGCAGCTACGGCCCCATGTCCTCCGTGGCCGAGAAACAGCCGCAGAGCTCGGCCATGGACGCCGCCTCCGCGGCTCCCGGCGGGGCGACCGGCAGCGCTCCGGGCAGCGGCGGagccccgggcagcggcggTCCCAAAGCGAAGAAGACCAACGCGGGGATCCGGCGGCCGGAGAAACCGCCTTATTCCTACATCGCCCTCATCGTCATGGCCATCCAGAGCTCACCCTCCAAACGCCTGACCCTCAGCGAGATCTACCAGTTCTTGCAGAGCCGCTTTCCCTTCTTCCGAGGCTCCTACCAGGGCTGGAAAAACTCGGTGCGCCACAACCTCTCGCTCAACGAGTGCTTCATCAAGCTGCCCAAGGGGCTGGGACGCCCGGGCAAAGGCCACTACTGGACCATCGACCCGGCCAGCGAGTTCATGTTCGAGGAGGGCTCGTTTCGCCGCCGACCCCGCGGTTTCAGGAGGAAATGCCAGGCGCTGAAGCCCATGTACAGCATGATGAACGGGCTCAGCTTCAACCATCTCCCCGAGAGCTACGGCTTCCAGGGCTCGGCCGGCGGGCTCTCCTGCCCCCCCAACAGCCTCTCCCTCGAAGGGGGCTTGGGGATGATGAACGGGCATTTGTCCAGCAACGTGGAGGGGATGGGCCTGGCGGGACACTCCGTGCCCCACCTGCCCGCCAACGGTGGGCATTCCTACATGGGCAGCTGTACCGGCTCCTCGGCGGGGGACTACCCGCACCACGAGAGCTCCGTGCCCGCCTCCCCGCTGCTCGCCGGCGGCGGCGTGATGGAGCCCCACTCGGTTTACTCCAGCTCGGCCTCGGCGTGGGCGCCCTCCGCCTCGGCGGCCTTGAACACCGGCGCATCCTACATCAAGCAGCAGCCCCTCTCGCCTTGCAACCCCACGGCCAACCCGCTCTCCTCCAGCCTTTCCACGCACTCCCTCGACCAGTCCTACCTGCACCAAAACAGCCACAACACCGCCGAGCTGCAAG GCATCCCGCGGTATCACTCCCAGTCTCCGAGCATGTGCGACAGAAAGGAATTCGTCTTCTCTTTCAACGCCATGGCCTCCTCCTCCATGCATTCAGCGGGCAGCGGCTCCTATTACCACCAACAAGTGACATACCAGGACATCAAGCCGTGCGTTATGTGA